A portion of the Juglans microcarpa x Juglans regia isolate MS1-56 chromosome 1D, Jm3101_v1.0, whole genome shotgun sequence genome contains these proteins:
- the LOC121264998 gene encoding uncharacterized protein LOC121264998, with amino-acid sequence MRLLSWNCRELGNPRTVRDLSLLVKIHKPSILFLMETKLHMKNLEAFKLKLGFQCVFSVEGVGRSGGMILLWADELGNRMIGQGNLLSFADMKTVGLYLQIVKKLSIMLGKVQQLRELQTEIDNQLEREHVEWKQRAKENWLPKGDRNTKFYHLSATQKKKRNNISKIVDDTGKTISDQKQIGESFTQFFKGLFATSNPKQMEDVINTVKRKVTPQMNEALIAPFRKEEVEEAVFQMGPYKSPGPDGYGACFYQKYWSVIGEDVSDAILDFMHSDHGMEDINFTYLVMIPKCSNPVNITDFRPISLCNVLYKIITKMLANRLKQILPFIISQNQCAFVPGRLISDNILAAYETLHVMRTKMKERKGYMALKLDMSKAYDRIEWNFLKEVMVKMGFDVKWIELILRPAPNSRTERADLRGSNCKRTDEAEPLVSGQRPNRNKTSLYFSNNIRQETKHYILQVAGLRAASNMEKYLGLPSVIERSKVTSFQGIVKKCVENLRIGRLSSSHKLAKVGSRPSYTWKSISSAINIVKEGMIWRITNGEDVKIWQDKWIPTNNSGKVMSPVKILSSNAKVTELIDPNTRWWNMQLLHDIFWIEDRQQIIRIPVAQTTHLRDNIAWKYTSNGCFTVKSAYQLCKQRQDQDKGETSTIGQNKVLWKHIWQMQTKNAVKVFIWRACNNALPTKQNLYKRKIVEEPLCPICQQTEETLGHVLWACSSAQDAWMLGSRKMQKATITHDEFGDIFMDMLQRIGKDEICVFAELARMLWLRRNKLLFEDYFVAPSILMQKAKQACTEFQQLQHKQCSPRSHGNEDQIANDLWYPPDQIGSR; translated from the exons ATGAGGCtactaagttggaactgccgagagcttggcaaccctcggacagttagaGATCTTAGCCTCTTGGTTAAGATTCACAAGCCTAGCATTTTGTTTCTTATGGAAACAAAGTTGCATATGAAGAACTTAGAAGCTTTTAAATTGAAGTTGGGGTTCCAATGTGTTTTTTCAGTTGAAGGTGTTGGAAGAAGTGGAGGCATGATTCTGCTATGGGCCGATGAG TTGGGCAACAGAATGATTGGTCAGGGAAACCTGCTCAGCTTTGCAGATATGAAGACAGTTGGTCTCTATTTACAGATTGTGAAGAAGTTATCCATAATGCTTGGCAAAG TACAACAACTTCGAGAGTTACAAACAGAAATTGATAACCAGCTTGAAAGAGAACATGTGGAATGGAAACAAAGGGCCAAAGAGAATTGGCTACCGAAAGGAGATAGAAATACAAAATTCTATCACCTTAGTGCAActcagaagaaaaagaggaacaATATCTCCAAGATTGTTGATGATACTGGCAAGACAATTTCTGATCAAAAGCAAATAGGAGAGTCTTTCACTCAGTTTTTTAAAGGACTTTTTGCAACTTCCAATCCAAAGCAAATGGAAGATGTGATCAACACTGTTAAGAGAAAGGTTACTCCTCAAATGAATGAAGCTCTCATAGCACCTTTCAGAAAAGAGGAAGTTGAGGAAGCTGTTTTTCAGATGGGCCCTTATAAATCTCCAGGACCAGATGGATATGGGGCttgtttttaccaaaaatattgGTCTGTGATAGGGGAGGATGTTAGTGATGCCATTCTTGACTTTATGCACTCTGATCATGGCATGGAAGACATCAATTTTACCTATTTAGTGATGATCCCTAAATGCAGCAACCCAGTGAACATTACTGACTTCAGACCTATAAGTTTATGTAATGTGCTTTACAAAATCATTACTAAAATGTTAGCCAATAGACTCAAACAAATTCTTCcttttataatttctcaaaaccagtGTGCTTTTGTACCTGGTAGGTTAATTTCAGATAATATTTTGGCTGCCTATGAAACTTTGCATGTTATGAGAACTaagatgaaagaaagaaagggctATATGGCTTTGAAATTAGATATGAGCAAAGCCTATGACAGGATAGAGTGGAATTTTTTGAAAGAAGTTATGGTGAAGATGGGTTTTGATGTTAAATGGATTGAGCTTATTTTGAG ACCAGCTCCAAACAGCAGAACAGAAAGGGCAGATCTCAGGGGTTCCAATTGCAAGAGGACAGATGAAGCTGAGCCACTT GTCTCAGGACAAAGACCCAACAGAAACAAGACTTCATTATATTTCAGCAATAATATAAGGCAAGAAACAAAACACTATATTCTGCAAGTTGCTGGGTTGAGAGCTGCATCAAATATGGAAAAGTACTTGGGTTTGCCTTCAGTGATTGAAAGATCAAAAGTCACATCTTTTCAAGGTATAGTGAAAAAGTGTGTAGAAAACTTGAGAATTGGAAGGTTAAGTTCCTCTCACAAGCTG GCTAAAGTTGGATCCAGACCTTCTTATACATGGAAAAGTATCAGCTCAGCAATCAACATTGTTAAAGAGGGTATGATTTGGAGAATTACCAATGGAGAAGATGTTAAAATATGGCAAGATAAGTGGATTCCAACTAATAATTCTGGCAAAGTAATGTCCCCTGTAAAAATATTGTCCTCGAATGCAAAGGTAACAGAGCTCATTGATCCTAATACCAGATGGTGGAACATGCAGTTGCTTCATGACATTTTCTGGATAGAAGATAGGCAACAAATCATAAGAATACCTGTTGCACAAACCACTCATTTAAGGGACAATATAGCATGGAAGTATACAAGCAATGGTTGTTTTACTGTCAAGAGTGCCTATCAATTGTGCAAGCAAAGGCAAGATCAAGATAAAGGAGAAACTTCAACAATAGGGCAGAATAAAGTTTTATGGAAGCATATATGGCAAATGCAAACTAAAAATGCTGTCAAAGTGTTCATTTGGCGTGCTTGCAATAATGCTTTACCTACTAAGCAAAATCTGTATAAGAGGAAGATTGTAGAGGAACCTTTATGTCCAATTTGTCAACAAACAGAAGAAACTCTAGGGCATGTTTTATGGGCTTGTTCATCTGCACAGGATGCATGGATGCTAGGAAGCAGGAAAATGCAGAAAGCTACAATCACTCATGATGAGTTTGGAGATATCTTTATGGATATGTTACAAAGAATAGGCAAAGATGAGATATGTGTGTTTGCAGAACTGGCTAGAATGCTGTGgttaagaagaaataaattgttGTTTGAAGACTATTTTGTAGCACCTTCTATTTTGATGCAGAAAGCAAAGCAGGCGTGCACTGAGTTCCAACAGCTGCAACACAAACAATGCTCACCGAGAAGTCATGGTAATGAGGATCAAATAGCCAATGATCTTTGGTATCCTCCTGATCAGATTGGATCAAGATAA